The sequence below is a genomic window from Streptomyces sp. B21-105.
CGATGGACCCGCTCACCTGCGCCCCGCTCGCGCCCGCCGGCGGGCCGTCCTGGACGTCCGTCTTCGGCGACGAGATCGTGGCGATCGGTGAGGAGCGCGACGACGTCGTGGCGATCACCGCGGCGATGCTGCACCCGGTGGGGCTCGGCAGGTTCGCCGAACGCTTCCCGGACCGCGTCTGGGACGTCGGCATAGCGGAGCAGCACGCGACGGTGAGCGCGGCGGGACTGGCGACCGGCGGCCTGCACCCCGTCGTGGCCGTCTACGCCACCTTCCTCAACCGCGCCTTCGACCAGCTGCTGATGGACGTGGCGCTGCACCGCTGCGGGGTGACGTTCGTCCTGGACCGGGCCGGGGTCACCGGCGTCGACGGGGCGTCCCACAACGGGATGTGGGACATGTCCGTGCTCCAGGTGGTGCCCGGGCTCAGGATCGCCGCGCCGCGCGACGCCGACCAGCTCCGCGCCCAACTGCGGGAGGCTGTCGCGGTGGACGACGCGCCGACGGTGATCCGCTTCCCCAAGGAGTCGGTCGGACCGGAGATCCCGGCGATCGGCACGGTGGGCGGCATGGACGTCCTGCACCGCGGCGAGGAGCCCGAGGTGCTGCTGGTGGCCGTCGGCGTGATGACGCCGGTGTGTCTGCGCGCCGCCGAGCTGCTGCGGGCGCGGGGCGTCGCCTGCACGGTCGTCGACCCGCGATGGGTCAAACCCGTCGATCCGGCGCTGCCCGGTCTCGCCGCCGAGCACCGGCTGGTGGCGGTCGTCGAGGACAACAGCCGGGCGGCGGGCGTCGGCTCGGCGGTGGCCCTGGCCCTCGGTGACGCCGAAGTCGACGTGCCCGTGCGGCGGTTCGGCATGCCGGAGCAGTTCCTCGCGCACGCCAAACGCGGCGAGGTGCTCGCCGACATCGGTCTCACGCCCGTCGAGATCGCCGGCCGGATCAGCGTGAGCCTTGCCGTGCGGGGCGTCACGTCCGCCGACGGTCCGCTCGCCGACCCACTCGAGGAGAAGGCTGAATGACCACGGAGTTCGACCTCGGCGCGCTGCTGGCCGAGCGCGGAGCCGAGCGCTACGAGCTGCACGGCAGGTATCTCAACCACCAGCTGCCGCGCATGCTGCACACCATCGGCTTCGACAAGGTGTACGAGCGCGGCGAGGGCGCCTACTTCTGGGACGCCGAGGGCAACGACTACCTGGACATGCTCGCCGGGTTCGGGGTGATGGGCCTCGGCCGGCACCACCGGGTCGTCCGCAAGGCGCTGCACGACGTCCTCGACGCCGGGCTCGCCGACCTCACCCGGTTCGACTGCCAGCCGCTGCCCGGACTGCTGGCCGAGAAGCTGCTCGCGCACAGCCCCCACCTGGACCGGGCGTTCTTCGGCAACAGCGGCACCGAGGCCGTGGAGACCGCCCTGAAGTTCGCCCGGTACGCCACCGGCCGGCCCAGGATCCTGTACTGCGACCACGCCTTCCACGGGCTCACGGCCGGCTCGCTGTCGGTGAACGGCGAGTCGGGCTTCCGGGACGGCTTCGCGCCCCTGCTGCCCGACACGCCCGTTCCGCTGGGCGACCTCGACGCGCTGGCACGGGAGGTGACGAAGGGCGACGTCGCCGCCCTGATCGTCGAGCCGATCCAGGGCAAGGGGGTGCACGAGGCGCCGCCCGGCTATCTCCGTGCGGCGCAGGAACTGCTGCACAAGCACAAGGCGCTGCTCATCGCGGACGAGGTGCAGACGGGCCTCGGACGGACCGGCGACTTCTACGCCTACCAGCACGAGGAGGGTGTCGAGCCGGACCTGGTGTGCGTGGCCAAGGCGCTGTCCGGGGGCTATGTGCCGGTCGGGGCCACCCTCGGCAAGGACTGGATCTTCAAGAAGGTCTACTCCTCGATGGACCGGGTGCTGGTGCACTCGGCGAGCTTCGGCGCCAACGCGCAGGCCATGGCGGCCGGGCTCGCCGTGCTGTCCGTCATGGAGAACGAGCAGATCGTGGCGAACGCGCGGGCCACCGGCGACCTGCTCAGGACCCGGCTGGCGGCACTCGTCGACACGTACGAGCTGCTGGCCGACGTCCGCGGCCGGGGTCTGATGATCGGCATCGAGTTCGGCAAGCCCAGGTCGCTGAAGCTGCGCAGCCGGTGGGCCATGCTCCAGGCGGCCCGCAAGGGACTCTTCGCGCAGATGGTGGTCGTACCGCTGCTGCAACGGCACCGGATCCTCACCCAGGTCTCCGGCGACCATCTGGAGGTGATCAAGCTGATCCCACCGCTGATCGTGGGGGAGCGGGAGGTGGACCGGTTCGTCGACGCCTTCACCGCGGTGATGGACGACGCACACAGCGGCGGCGGACTGATGTGGGACTTCAGCAAGACCCTGGTCAAGCAGGCGGTCGCCCAGCGCTGACGCCCAGCGCTGACACCGCACGGGTTGCCGCATCAGCGGTCCGTTTTGCCTCTGGGGCAAGAGATTTGCCGCAGAGGCAAGATCTCGCGTCCAATGGAGGCATGAGCCCAACCGAGTCCTGGCACCCGGCGGAACAGACCGAGGCACTCTCCGCCGTCGCCCCCCAGCTGCGCGCCCTGCGCCGCCGGGCCGCCCTCACCCTCGAGACCGCCGCCCGGGCGGCCGGGCTATCGCCCGCCCATCTCTCCCGGCTGGAGACCGGGCAGCGGCAGCCCTCGCTGCCGATGCTGCTCGCCCTCGCCCGGATCTACGGTACGACGGTCTCCGAGCTGCTCGGCGAGGCGGCCGCCGACCGCGACGCCGTCGTGCGCGCCGCCGCCATGGAGCCGACCCGCGCGGGCGGCTGGACGTACTGGCAGACCGGCGCCTCCGGGCGGGCGATGCAGGCCCTGCGCGTGCACGTCCCGTACGGGGCGCAGGGCGACATCGTGCGGGTGCACCCCGGCGAGGAATGGCTGCACGTCCTGCACGGGCGGCTGCGGCTGCGCCTCGCGGACACCGCCGACCTGCTCGGGCCCGGTGACAGCGCGCACTTCGACTCGCTCACCCCGCACCGCATCGCCGCGCAGGACGCCGACGGGGTCGAACTCCTCTTCGTCCACACTTTGCTGCAGAGCCCGACCGCCACGCTGTGCCTGGGCCCGAACCCGTCCGAGACCGGAGTGACGTCATGAGCGACATCGAGGAGAAGTTCCCCCGGGCCGTCTGGATCCGGCTGTTCATCTACATCGCCGTCGGGCATCTCTTCGCGGGGTTTCTCTGGCTGCTGTTCGAGGTGGGCGCCAAGCGGTAGGCGGAGCAGGTTGATCAGGTTGAGCAGCAGGCCGAGCAGTAGGGGGAGCAGGGGAGCGGCTGTCAGTCCACGAGTCGCTCGCGCAGTCGGGCGCGGGTCTCGTGGGAGAGACGGAGGCCCTGTTCCAGGTAGGGGTCGACACCGCCCCAGGTCTCCTCGATGGTCTCGAAGGCCGCCTCGAGGTACTCCGCGCGGGCGTCGAAGAGCGGGCCGAGCAGTTCCATGACCTCGGGGGAGTAGGCCGCGGCGGAGGTGGCGCTGCGGCGCACCCGGTAGCGACGGTGCTTGGCGTTGGACTCCAGGTAGTCGCCGAGGATCGCCTCGCGCTCCACGCCGACGGCGAGCAGCGTCACCGCGACGGACAGGCCCGCGCGGTCCTTGCCCGCCGCGCAGTGCATCAGCGCCGGCACGCTGTCCTCGGCGAGCGCGTGCAGCACCTGTGAGTGCTCCGCCGTGCGCTCCGTGACGATCCTGCGGTAGGAGGCGATCATCCGGCCGGCCGCCTTGCCTTCGCCGAGGATGCCGCGCAGCTGGTCGATCTCGCCGTCCCGCACCATCTTCCAGAACTCGGCGCCGTCCGCCGGGTCCGACAGGGGCAGGTTCACGTTGCGCACACCCGGCAGCTCGACGTCCGGCCCCTCCAGCTTCTGGTCCGCGGCGTTGCGGAAGTCGAAGACGGTGTGCAGGCCCAGGCCGGCGAGGAACGCGGCGTCCTCGTCGGTCGCGTGCGCGAGGTGGCCGCTGCGGAACAGCACGCCGTGGCGCACGCGCCGGCCGTCGACGGTCGCCAGACCCCCGACGTCCCGGAAGTTGCGCACGCCGGCCAGCTCGGGCTCGGTCGACGGGATCTGCTGCGTCACGGGGGCTCCCTCCCAGTCGGTCCGCGTCGGCGCGGCTCGTGGTGGCCGACGAGACCTCCTCGACCATACGACACGGGTCCCCGGGGCAACCGGTCGTCCGCCGGTCGTCCGCCGGTCCTCCACCGGCCGGTCGTCCATCGGGCGGCCGGATGGACGTCCGCCCAGGTGGAGCGTCGTCCGCCGGAAGTTGCCCGACGGGCCGACCGCATTCGATGATGTTGACGCTTGATCGCACCTGTTCGAATCAGTGGGGGTTTTTGATGCCCGAGATCGCCGACGCCGGCCGCACCTGGGTCCTTTCCGGGCCCACGGGCAGTTACGCCCTCCACCTCACCGAGGCCGACGAGCTGGTCCACCTGCACTGGGGCCCGCACATCTCGCTCGCCGACGCCGAGGCCCTGGCCGCGTTTCCCTGGTCGGAGCGCGGGGCGTCCTTCGAGTCCCCGCTCGACGGCCGCGAGGAGTACCCGGTCGAGGGCGGCCCCCGCTTCGTCCGGCCCGCCCTGTCGGTGCGCACCGACGAGCGTCGCGGCACCGAGTGGACCTTCGAGGCGCACGAGCGGGACGGCGACGAACTGCGGTTGCGTTTCCGGGACGCCGGACTCGCCGTCACCCTGCACTACCGGATGCGCGGCGACGTCGTCGAGCGGTGGACGACCCTGCGCAACGAGGGCGAGCAGCCGCTGGAGCTGCTCCGCGCGGACTCGGCCACCTGGACCCTGCCCGAGCGGGACGACTGGCGGCTGTCGCAGCTGCACGGCCGCTGGGCCGCCGAGTCGCGGCTCGCGCGCACCCCGCTCGGCCACGGCGAGACGGTCATCGGCAGCCGCCGCGGCCACACCGGCCACCAGCACCTGCCCTGGGTCGCCCTCGACACCGACGCCACCGAGGAGCGCGGCGAGGTCTACGGCTGTGCGCTCGGCTGGTCGGGCTCCTGGCGGATCGGCGTCGCCCGGCTGCCCGACGGGCGCGTGCAGATCACCGGCGGCGCCGGGTACGACGACTCGGGCCTGCTGCGCCTCGCGGCGGGCGAGTCCTTCACCACGCCGGTCTTCGCCGGACTGTGGAGCGACGCCGGCTTCGGCGGGGCCAGCCGCGCCTGGCACGTTTACCAGCGGGCCCATGTCGTCCCGGACGCCGAACAGGACCGGCCGGTGCTGTTCAACTCCTGGGAGGCCACCTACTTCGACATCTCCGAGGAGCAGCAGGCGACCCTCGCCCGGCGCGCCGCGGCGATCGGCGTCGAGCTCTTCGTGGTGGACGACGGCTGGTTCGGGGCGCGCACCGGCGACCACGCCGGGCTCGGCGACTGGCAGCCCAACCCGGACCGCTTCCCGAACGGCCTGAAGCCCCTCGCCGACTACGTGCGCGCCCTCGGCATGCAGTTCGGCATCTGGGTCGAGCCCGAGATGGTCAACCCGGACAGCGAC
It includes:
- the dxs gene encoding 1-deoxy-D-xylulose-5-phosphate synthase, giving the protein MTILETIRQPRDLKALSEAELGELTDEIREFLIHAVARTGGHLGPNLGVVELTVALHRVFESPDDRILWDTGHQSYVHKLLTGRQDFSKLRGKGGLSGYPSREESEHDVIENSHASTALGWADGLAKARQVQGEKGHVVAVIGDGALTGGMAWEALNNIAAAKDRPLIIVVNDNERSYAPTIGGLANHLAALRTTDGYERVLAWGKDVLLRTPLVGHTVYESLHGAKKGFKDAFAPQGMFEDLGLKYVGPIDGHDVKAVESALRRAKRFHGPVLVHCLTEKGRGYEPALAHEEDHFHAVGAMDPLTCAPLAPAGGPSWTSVFGDEIVAIGEERDDVVAITAAMLHPVGLGRFAERFPDRVWDVGIAEQHATVSAAGLATGGLHPVVAVYATFLNRAFDQLLMDVALHRCGVTFVLDRAGVTGVDGASHNGMWDMSVLQVVPGLRIAAPRDADQLRAQLREAVAVDDAPTVIRFPKESVGPEIPAIGTVGGMDVLHRGEEPEVLLVAVGVMTPVCLRAAELLRARGVACTVVDPRWVKPVDPALPGLAAEHRLVAVVEDNSRAAGVGSAVALALGDAEVDVPVRRFGMPEQFLAHAKRGEVLADIGLTPVEIAGRISVSLAVRGVTSADGPLADPLEEKAE
- a CDS encoding aspartate aminotransferase family protein, with the translated sequence MTTEFDLGALLAERGAERYELHGRYLNHQLPRMLHTIGFDKVYERGEGAYFWDAEGNDYLDMLAGFGVMGLGRHHRVVRKALHDVLDAGLADLTRFDCQPLPGLLAEKLLAHSPHLDRAFFGNSGTEAVETALKFARYATGRPRILYCDHAFHGLTAGSLSVNGESGFRDGFAPLLPDTPVPLGDLDALAREVTKGDVAALIVEPIQGKGVHEAPPGYLRAAQELLHKHKALLIADEVQTGLGRTGDFYAYQHEEGVEPDLVCVAKALSGGYVPVGATLGKDWIFKKVYSSMDRVLVHSASFGANAQAMAAGLAVLSVMENEQIVANARATGDLLRTRLAALVDTYELLADVRGRGLMIGIEFGKPRSLKLRSRWAMLQAARKGLFAQMVVVPLLQRHRILTQVSGDHLEVIKLIPPLIVGEREVDRFVDAFTAVMDDAHSGGGLMWDFSKTLVKQAVAQR
- a CDS encoding helix-turn-helix domain-containing protein; this translates as MSPTESWHPAEQTEALSAVAPQLRALRRRAALTLETAARAAGLSPAHLSRLETGQRQPSLPMLLALARIYGTTVSELLGEAAADRDAVVRAAAMEPTRAGGWTYWQTGASGRAMQALRVHVPYGAQGDIVRVHPGEEWLHVLHGRLRLRLADTADLLGPGDSAHFDSLTPHRIAAQDADGVELLFVHTLLQSPTATLCLGPNPSETGVTS
- a CDS encoding DUF6126 family protein, producing the protein MSDIEEKFPRAVWIRLFIYIAVGHLFAGFLWLLFEVGAKR
- a CDS encoding tyrosine-protein phosphatase, translating into MTQQIPSTEPELAGVRNFRDVGGLATVDGRRVRHGVLFRSGHLAHATDEDAAFLAGLGLHTVFDFRNAADQKLEGPDVELPGVRNVNLPLSDPADGAEFWKMVRDGEIDQLRGILGEGKAAGRMIASYRRIVTERTAEHSQVLHALAEDSVPALMHCAAGKDRAGLSVAVTLLAVGVEREAILGDYLESNAKHRRYRVRRSATSAAAYSPEVMELLGPLFDARAEYLEAAFETIEETWGGVDPYLEQGLRLSHETRARLRERLVD
- a CDS encoding alpha-galactosidase; this translates as MPEIADAGRTWVLSGPTGSYALHLTEADELVHLHWGPHISLADAEALAAFPWSERGASFESPLDGREEYPVEGGPRFVRPALSVRTDERRGTEWTFEAHERDGDELRLRFRDAGLAVTLHYRMRGDVVERWTTLRNEGEQPLELLRADSATWTLPERDDWRLSQLHGRWAAESRLARTPLGHGETVIGSRRGHTGHQHLPWVALDTDATEERGEVYGCALGWSGSWRIGVARLPDGRVQITGGAGYDDSGLLRLAAGESFTTPVFAGLWSDAGFGGASRAWHVYQRAHVVPDAEQDRPVLFNSWEATYFDISEEQQATLARRAAAIGVELFVVDDGWFGARTGDHAGLGDWQPNPDRFPNGLKPLADYVRALGMQFGIWVEPEMVNPDSDLYRAHPDWVQFQPGRKRTEFRNQLMLNLAREDVQEYLWEQLDGLLSSAPIDYVKWDFNRCFTDAGWPDDPYPQRLWVDHVRALYSLLDRLRAAHPGVAFESCSGGGGRIDLGIMSRTDQVWTSDNTDPLDRLDIQHGFSQIHPARVMAAWVTDSPNTQLNGRVSSLRFRFVSAMAGVLGVGGDLAEWSEEELAEARRWVDLYKDVRHVVQQGDLYRLRPPAGGLSAVQYVLGDETVVLAWLQAQRFGEPVPALRLRGLDPKASYECRETGEIHRGAVLLHHGMHAGLRGDLDAAVIRLRRI